A portion of the Musa acuminata AAA Group cultivar baxijiao chromosome BXJ1-1, Cavendish_Baxijiao_AAA, whole genome shotgun sequence genome contains these proteins:
- the LOC135676619 gene encoding uncharacterized protein LOC135676619: protein MALRQRGWSWSSALVGAASAAAATVVVLGRPRDPTFHLISITLSSFRLNLPLLDVDLTLTVHVTNPNLVPIHYASAIISIFYAGSHLGSALLDAGSQPAMSCQLLHLPARLYGLELAHHIPRLLADAARRQMTLDASVDISGTAQVLWWAHRFSVHVDSHVVVDPIFLDVIDQENHSETHLHLS from the coding sequence ATGGCCCTGCGACAGCGTGGCTGGAGCTGGAGCTCCGCCCTGGTGGGCGCCGCCTCGGCTGCGGCGGCCACCGTCGTCGTCCTCGGTCGGCCAAGAGACCCCACCTTCCACCTCATCTCCATCACCCTCTCCTCCTTCCGCCTCAACCTCCCCCTCCTCGACGTCGACCTCACCCTCACCGTCCACGTCACCAACCCCAACCTCGTCCCCATCCACTAcgcttccgccatcatctccatatTTTACGCCGGCTCCCACCTCGGCTCCGCCCTCCTCGACGCCGGCTCCCAACCCGCCATGTCCTGCCAGCTCCTCCACCTCCCGGCCCGCCTTTACGGCCTCGAGCTCGCCCACCACATCCCGAGACTCCTCGCCGACGCCGCCCGCCGTCAGATGACCCTCGACGCCTCCGTTGACATCTCCGGCACCGCCCAAGTCCTCTGGTGGGCGCACCGCTTCAGTGTCCACGTCGACAGCCATGTCGTCGTCGACCCCATCTTCCTCGACGTCATCGACCAGGAGAACCACTCCGAAACCCATCTACACCTCTCCTAA
- the LOC103973820 gene encoding DNA polymerase II subunit B4-like, with amino-acid sequence MKKKAGGSDGEGGSGSARRAKGSETQVDVLPKEVVLQMVKDMLARLSDEMGDKEEVVVEDDVLLAFTESTCAFIDHLCARARDLCKQSGKETVDADHVLDALKDINFPQFVRDLEAALEAFKEENAGETSEEIATTDECQKQEDEQSSEDS; translated from the exons atgaaGAAGAAGGCGGGAGGAAGTGACGGAGAGGGCGGATCGGGATCGGCGAGGCGGGCGAAGGGCTCGGAGACACAGGTGGATGTGTTGCCGAAGGAGGTCGTGTTGCAGATGGTGAAGGATATGCTCGCTCGTCTGTCCGACGAGATGGGGGACAAAGAGGAGGTCGTGGTGGAGGACGATGTGCTCCTCGCATTCACCGAGAGCACTTGTGCCTTCATCGACCATCTATGCGCCAG GGCAAgggatctttgcaagcaaagtggGAAGGAGACGGTGGATGCTGATCACGTTCTCGACGCCCTCAAGGATATCAACTTCCCCCAATTCGTTCGAGACCTTGAAGCCGCTCTGGAGG CGTTTAAAGAAGAAAATGCAGGAGAGACGTCTGAAGAGATAGCAACAACAGATGAGTGCCAGAAACAAGAAGACGAGCAGAGCAGCGAGGACAGCTAA
- the LOC135676614 gene encoding uncharacterized protein LOC135676614: protein MYHPSRGGVRGGRDQFKWDDVKVDKHRENYLGHSIKAPVGRWQKGKDLFWYARDKKSDGAESDAIKEEIRRVKEEEEQAMREALGLAPKRASRSQGNRLDKHEYAELIKRGSTAEDLGAGHAEAAQVQGLGLYKLPLNHPESSSQPDHLKEIAPGKDDDASTVASDAELSEGDRRKKRRHEERRDEVKMCEERRDEKRRREKHEKKRFHDPSEKQKHQHQHQHRHREKGKRRHDSN, encoded by the exons ATGTACCATCCTTCGAGAGGAGGCGTCCGTGGTGGTCGCGATC AATTCAAGTGGGATGATGTGAAGGTTGATAAGCATCGTGAGAACTATCTTGGTCATAGTATCAAGGCTCCTGTCGGTAGATGGCAAAAAG GGAAGGATCTATTCTGGTACGCCAGAGACAAGAAATCTGATGGAGCAGAATCAGATGCAATCAAAGAGGAAATAAGAAGggtcaaggaagaagaagaacaggCGATGCGTGAGGCTCTTGGTTTGGCACCCAAGCGTGCTAGCCGGTCTCAAGGCAACCGGCTAGATAAGCATGAGTATGCAGAACTTATAAAGAGAGGATCCACTGCAGAGGATTTGGGCGCTGGCCATGCTGAGGCAGCACAAGTCCAAGGCCTTGGCTTATACAA GTTGCCTCTAAACCACCCAGAGTCAAGCTCACAACCAGACCACTTGAAGGAGATTGCACCTGGCAAGGATGATGATGCATCCACTGTAGCAAGCGATGCAGAACTCTCCGAGGGAGACCGCAGGAAGAAGAGACGGCACGAAGAGAGGAGAGACGAGGTGAAGATGTGTGAAGAGAGGAGAGATGAGAAGAGGAGACGGGAGAAGCACGAGAAAAAACGGTTTCATGATCCAAGTGAGAAGCAGaagcatcagcatcagcatcagcatcgCCACAGAGAGAAGGGGAAGAGGAGGCATGATTCCAACTGA
- the LOC135676625 gene encoding small ribosomal subunit protein eS25-like: MAPKKDKAPPPSSKPAKSGGGKQKKKKWSKGKQKEKVNNAVLFDQANYDKMLSEVPKYKQITPSVLSERLRINGSLARRAIKDLMARGAIRMVSAHASQQIYTRATNA; this comes from the exons ATG GCGCCGAAGAAGGACAAAGCTCCGCCACCGTCTTCGAAACCGGCCAAGTCTGGCGGAGGAAAGCAGAAGAAGAAG AAATGGAGCAAGGGAAAGCAGAAGGAGAAGGTGAACAACGCGGTTCTCTTTGATCAGGCGAACTATGATAAGATGCTCTCCGAAGTCCCCAAGTATAAGCAGATTACTCCCTCGGTGCTGTCTGAGAGATTGAGG ATTAATGGGTCGCTTGCGCGAAGAGCGATCAAAGATTTAATGGCAAGGGGTGCCATCAGGATGGTGTCTGCGCATGCTAGCCAGCAGATTTACACAAGAGCCACTAATGCCTAG